Proteins encoded by one window of Sediminicoccus rosea:
- a CDS encoding class I SAM-dependent methyltransferase → MKIGQDFPASPCRLCGTATRRLVADRGRGGAALETALCTGCGLVSHAEIPDESAVSDFYATRYRLEYKGGFTPKRKHALRALRGAMARARRLAPLLPAPIPSTKARVLDIGASSGEFTFVMREAGFAATGLEPNWGYAEFARREYEVDIRQGGWDSPEFPREALHLVTMNHVMEHLTDPWAAMRRIHAALAPEGLLFIEVPNLAGIRKQLANTFHAAHIWNFTPETLVAAAWQAGFTPCAGENLAHTSIVFRKRRPGDAPPTGADATHAAALWRQMTQEQSRGAYLLSAAPLTRRWQRLLRNIGEHVVTRRHRGIRAMGEALLDAAALEPSSPWAGRHGWRLGGRAQPANSAVTRAKA, encoded by the coding sequence ATGAAGATCGGTCAGGATTTCCCGGCAAGCCCCTGCCGGCTCTGCGGCACCGCCACGCGCCGCCTCGTGGCCGATCGCGGCCGCGGCGGCGCCGCGCTGGAGACGGCCCTCTGCACCGGCTGCGGCCTCGTCAGCCATGCCGAGATCCCGGACGAGAGCGCGGTCAGCGATTTCTACGCGACCCGCTATCGCCTGGAATACAAGGGCGGCTTCACGCCCAAGCGCAAGCATGCGCTGCGCGCCCTGCGCGGCGCCATGGCCCGCGCCCGCCGCCTGGCGCCGCTGCTGCCCGCCCCCATTCCATCCACCAAGGCGCGCGTGCTCGACATCGGCGCCTCCTCGGGCGAGTTCACCTTCGTGATGCGCGAGGCGGGCTTCGCCGCCACCGGCCTCGAACCCAACTGGGGCTATGCCGAATTCGCCCGCCGCGAATATGAGGTGGATATCCGCCAGGGCGGCTGGGACAGCCCCGAATTTCCGCGCGAGGCGCTGCACCTCGTCACCATGAACCACGTCATGGAGCACCTGACCGATCCCTGGGCCGCGATGCGCCGCATCCACGCCGCCCTGGCCCCCGAGGGCCTGCTCTTCATCGAGGTGCCGAATCTGGCCGGCATCCGCAAGCAGCTCGCCAACACCTTCCACGCTGCGCATATCTGGAACTTCACGCCCGAGACGCTGGTCGCCGCCGCCTGGCAGGCTGGCTTCACGCCCTGCGCGGGCGAGAACCTGGCGCACACCTCCATCGTCTTCCGCAAGCGGCGGCCGGGCGACGCGCCGCCCACGGGCGCGGATGCGACGCATGCCGCCGCCCTCTGGCGGCAGATGACGCAGGAGCAGTCGCGCGGCGCCTATCTGCTCTCGGCCGCGCCCCTCACGCGGCGCTGGCAGCGGCTCCTGCGCAACATCGGCGAGCATGTGGTCACGCGCCGCCACCGCGGCATCCGCGCCATGGGCGAGGCGCTGCTCGACGCGGCGGCGCTGGAGCCTTCCTCGCCCTGGGCCGGCCGGCATGGCTGGCGTCTCGGCGGGCGCGCTCAGCCCGCGAATTCGGCCGTGACGCGCGCGAAGGCCTGA
- a CDS encoding Bug family tripartite tricarboxylate transporter substrate binding protein, with product MIPRRALLLAPLATSALAQSWPTRNITLVVPFAAGGNVDTVARLAAAELTRRLGQSVVVENAPGAGGTIGTERVARAAPDGYTLLLGVESPFTISPFVTPGAVRYDPLRDFAPIGMLASLPLTLVGRPDLPANDLNSLLALARSRPEGLTFATSGTGTSLHLWGEIIARGAGIRLEHVPYRIAAQIPTDLIAGRLDLAVLTVTSTAPLLREGRIKGFANSSLRVIEGLPPLASLPAFQGVEMLAWQGLFAPARTDAAILRRLAAALDAMQEEPEFRQRLGQIGMTPWRRTPEEMAALLQAELARYREVVRAANIRAD from the coding sequence ATGATCCCCCGCCGCGCCCTGCTGCTCGCCCCCCTCGCCACGTCCGCGCTCGCGCAGTCCTGGCCGACGCGGAACATCACCCTCGTCGTGCCCTTTGCCGCCGGCGGCAATGTGGACACGGTGGCGCGGCTGGCGGCCGCCGAACTCACCCGCCGCCTCGGCCAGAGCGTGGTGGTGGAGAACGCGCCGGGGGCCGGCGGCACCATCGGCACCGAGCGCGTGGCCCGCGCCGCACCCGATGGCTACACGCTGCTGCTGGGTGTGGAGAGCCCCTTCACCATCTCGCCCTTCGTCACGCCGGGCGCCGTGCGCTACGACCCGCTGCGCGACTTCGCGCCCATCGGCATGCTGGCCTCGCTGCCGCTCACGCTGGTCGGCCGGCCCGACCTGCCGGCGAATGACCTGAACAGCCTGCTGGCCCTGGCGCGCTCCCGGCCGGAGGGGCTGACCTTCGCCACCTCCGGCACCGGCACCTCGCTGCACCTCTGGGGCGAGATCATCGCCCGCGGCGCCGGCATCCGGCTGGAGCACGTGCCCTACCGCATCGCCGCGCAGATCCCGACCGACCTCATCGCCGGCCGGCTCGACCTCGCCGTGCTCACCGTCACCAGCACGGCGCCGCTGCTGCGCGAGGGGCGGATCAAGGGCTTCGCCAATTCCTCGCTCCGCGTCATCGAGGGCCTGCCGCCGCTGGCCAGCCTGCCCGCCTTCCAGGGCGTGGAGATGCTGGCCTGGCAGGGCCTCTTCGCCCCTGCCCGGACCGATGCCGCCATCCTCCGCCGCCTCGCCGCCGCGCTGGACGCGATGCAGGAGGAGCCCGAGTTCCGCCAGCGCCTCGGCCAGATCGGGATGACGCCCTGGCGCAGGACGCCCGAGGAGATGGCCGCGCTGCTCCAGGCCGAGCTCGCGCGCTACCGGGAGGTGGTGCGGGCGGCGAATATCCGGGCGGATTAG
- a CDS encoding adenosine deaminase family protein: MTERLETFCHALPKVDLHVHLLGAVRQSTFAEMAARCGMPAAEAESLYARDAKPKGVLHILRALESRILRDARDLHRIAYEHLQDAAAHGVRHSEIFWNPTGTAHLFSYAKGADAILAGFADAAADFGVSALLIPSIDREAPPEAATEVAEWMLAHRRDAIIGMGIDYRETDRPPELFWRAWRMAKQAGFKLTAHAGEFGCHPRNIATAIDLCEVDRIDHGYTVLEDPALTARCAERGILFTVVPTNSYYLRTLENWPEGHPLARMPEAGLLIHPNTDDPPLHQVTPTRCWRMMVEDFGFGLPDLRGFMLNGIRGSFLPEPARRHLEGAFAQEFDALAAEIFPQGSLA; encoded by the coding sequence ATGACCGAACGGCTCGAAACCTTCTGCCACGCGCTGCCCAAGGTGGACCTGCACGTCCATCTGCTGGGCGCGGTGCGGCAATCCACCTTCGCCGAGATGGCCGCCCGCTGCGGCATGCCCGCGGCCGAGGCGGAATCGCTCTACGCCCGCGACGCCAAGCCCAAGGGCGTGCTGCACATCCTGCGCGCGCTGGAGAGCCGCATCCTGCGCGATGCGCGGGACCTGCACCGCATCGCCTATGAACACCTGCAGGATGCGGCCGCGCATGGCGTGCGCCATTCCGAGATCTTCTGGAACCCGACCGGCACGGCGCATCTGTTCAGCTACGCCAAGGGCGCCGACGCCATCCTGGCGGGCTTCGCGGATGCGGCGGCCGATTTCGGCGTCTCCGCCCTGCTGATCCCGTCCATCGACCGCGAGGCCCCGCCCGAGGCCGCGACCGAGGTGGCCGAATGGATGCTGGCCCACCGGCGGGACGCCATCATCGGCATGGGGATCGACTACCGCGAGACGGACCGCCCGCCCGAGCTCTTCTGGCGCGCCTGGCGCATGGCGAAGCAGGCGGGCTTCAAGCTCACCGCCCATGCCGGCGAATTCGGCTGCCACCCGCGCAACATCGCGACCGCGATCGACCTTTGCGAGGTGGACCGCATCGACCACGGCTACACCGTCCTGGAGGACCCGGCGCTGACCGCGCGCTGCGCCGAGCGCGGCATCCTCTTCACCGTGGTGCCGACCAATTCCTACTACCTCCGCACGCTGGAGAACTGGCCCGAGGGCCACCCGCTGGCCCGCATGCCGGAAGCCGGGCTGCTGATCCATCCCAACACCGACGACCCGCCGCTGCACCAGGTCACCCCCACGCGCTGCTGGCGGATGATGGTGGAGGATTTCGGCTTCGGCCTGCCGGACCTGCGCGGCTTCATGCTGAACGGCATCCGCGGCTCCTTCCTGCCGGAGCCCGCGCGCCGCCACCTCGAAGGTGCCTTCGCCCAGGAATTCGATGCCCTGGCCGCCGAGATCTTTCCCCAAGGGAGCCTCGCATGA
- a CDS encoding amidohydrolase family protein: protein MDLPAGAIDADLHPMVPGLSALAPYLPDLWRDQITLRGMEGFDTQAYPPKAPKTVRADWRPAGEWPASRIGHLREQVLDPWRVSRGIVTPLYGVQLVFNEDMAHAFTSALNDWTRAEWLDADPRLAGSIVLPMFNTEHAVAEIERCAPDPRFVQAMVLVMGETPLGRRHNWPVFEALVKHNLPLAIHAGTAYRNPVTSLGWPSWYAEDYAANQQAFQSTMASLITEGVFVRFPTLKVVLLESGVSWLPAFLWRLVKGWKGVRFEVPWLDRNPFDVVRENVRLSIQPFDAPEDAETVQRVMDHLGSDQMLLWSSDWPHWQFDGPPRLPPGLDAGLARKICVENALSTYDRLALEVTP, encoded by the coding sequence ATGGACCTGCCCGCGGGCGCGATCGACGCCGATCTCCATCCCATGGTGCCGGGGCTGTCCGCGCTGGCGCCCTACCTGCCCGACCTCTGGCGGGACCAGATCACGCTGCGCGGGATGGAAGGCTTCGACACCCAGGCCTATCCGCCCAAGGCGCCCAAGACCGTGCGCGCCGACTGGCGCCCCGCCGGTGAATGGCCCGCCTCGCGCATCGGCCATCTGCGCGAGCAGGTGCTGGACCCGTGGCGGGTTTCGCGCGGCATCGTGACGCCGCTCTATGGCGTGCAACTCGTCTTCAACGAGGACATGGCGCATGCCTTCACCTCGGCGCTGAACGACTGGACGCGCGCCGAATGGCTGGACGCCGACCCGCGCCTCGCCGGCTCCATCGTGCTGCCCATGTTCAACACCGAACATGCGGTGGCCGAGATCGAACGCTGCGCGCCCGATCCCCGCTTCGTGCAGGCCATGGTGCTGGTGATGGGCGAGACACCACTCGGCCGCCGGCACAACTGGCCGGTCTTCGAGGCGCTGGTGAAGCACAACCTGCCGCTCGCCATCCATGCCGGCACGGCCTATCGCAACCCGGTCACCTCGCTGGGCTGGCCGTCCTGGTATGCCGAGGATTATGCCGCGAACCAGCAGGCCTTCCAGAGCACCATGGCCTCGCTGATCACCGAGGGCGTCTTCGTCCGCTTCCCCACACTCAAGGTCGTGCTGCTGGAATCCGGCGTCTCCTGGCTGCCGGCCTTCCTCTGGCGCCTGGTGAAGGGCTGGAAGGGCGTGCGCTTCGAGGTCCCCTGGCTCGACCGCAATCCCTTCGACGTGGTGCGCGAGAATGTCCGCCTCTCCATCCAGCCCTTCGACGCGCCGGAGGATGCGGAAACCGTGCAGCGCGTGATGGACCACCTGGGCAGCGACCAGATGCTGCTCTGGTCCAGCGACTGGCCGCATTGGCAGTTCGACGGCCCGCCGCGCCTGCCGCCCGGCCTCGATGCCGGGCTCGCGCGGAAAATCTGCGTGGAGAACGCGCTTTCCACCTATGATCGGCTCGCCCTGGAGGTGACCCCATGA
- a CDS encoding response regulator transcription factor has protein sequence MRILVVEDEAGIARDVLRALAHAGFAAEHVAEGGAAWERGGTEAFDAAILDLNLPGVDGLSLLRRWRAEGVGFPILVLSARATWAVRVEAIDAGADDYLVKPFAMEELLARLRAILRRNAGLAGNVLRASGLALDTRARRLTRDGEAVELTPLEFRLIAYLMHHAGRAVHQTELMEHLYADEADRADNAVEALVARLRRKIGPEAIRTRRGHGYVIEP, from the coding sequence ATGCGGATCCTGGTGGTGGAGGATGAGGCGGGCATCGCGCGGGACGTCCTGCGGGCCCTGGCGCATGCGGGTTTCGCGGCGGAGCACGTGGCCGAGGGCGGCGCCGCCTGGGAGCGCGGCGGCACGGAGGCCTTCGACGCCGCCATCCTCGACCTCAACCTGCCCGGCGTGGACGGGCTCTCCCTGCTGCGCCGCTGGCGGGCGGAGGGGGTGGGCTTTCCCATCCTCGTGCTCTCGGCCCGCGCCACCTGGGCGGTGCGGGTGGAGGCGATCGATGCGGGCGCCGATGACTACCTGGTGAAGCCCTTCGCCATGGAGGAATTGCTGGCCCGGCTGCGCGCCATCCTCCGCCGCAACGCGGGGCTTGCCGGGAATGTGCTGCGCGCGAGCGGCCTCGCGCTCGACACGCGGGCGCGGCGGCTGACGCGGGATGGCGAGGCGGTGGAGCTGACGCCGCTGGAATTCCGCCTCATCGCCTATCTGATGCACCATGCCGGCCGCGCCGTTCACCAGACCGAGCTGATGGAACATCTCTACGCCGACGAAGCCGACCGCGCGGACAATGCGGTGGAGGCGCTGGTGGCGCGGCTGCGGCGCAAGATCGGCCCGGAGGCGATCCGCACGCGGCGCGGCCATGGCTATGTGATCGAGCCATGA
- a CDS encoding sensor histidine kinase, whose translation MTRSLRARFAWAGLAMTAGLMLVLGLVLQGLFERHVEREAEVQLEVDLRILARVVATGEGIAARLPPLPDPRFAEPFSGLYWQIRDTRTGETWRSPSLGGFTLEMQPAPPRPGELHRVILRGPGGGKMIALERELGEAPGGPLRAVVAVDRKVLDATKRAFFWEFLPVLALLALAMLVASLVQGVIALRPIADARRALAALRAGKRERLSGALPAELDGLAQDFDALLEGQRRASRIARERAADLAHGLRTPLALLAARARELEGRGELEAAAELRELADAMQARLARELARAHIHGPPRLGGRVALAPLARRIADALARSPAGERLAWEVAVPDGLTLTGDEGDMLELLGSLLDNAGKWARARVRVMAEAAPEGLVLRVEDDGPGIAPQDRRAALTRGVRLDASVSGTGLGLAIAQDIVAAYGGALELEASEWGGLGVRITLPPGGGQTSTTT comes from the coding sequence ATGACGCGCTCGCTGCGCGCGCGCTTCGCCTGGGCCGGCCTCGCCATGACGGCGGGGCTGATGCTGGTGCTGGGCCTCGTGCTGCAGGGCCTGTTCGAGCGCCATGTGGAACGCGAGGCGGAGGTGCAGCTGGAGGTGGATCTTCGCATCCTGGCCCGCGTCGTCGCGACGGGCGAGGGCATCGCCGCCCGCCTGCCGCCGCTGCCCGACCCGCGCTTCGCCGAGCCCTTCTCGGGCCTCTACTGGCAGATCCGTGACACGCGGACGGGCGAGACCTGGCGCTCGCCCTCGCTTGGCGGCTTCACGCTGGAGATGCAGCCCGCGCCGCCCCGCCCGGGCGAATTGCACCGCGTCATCCTGCGTGGCCCCGGGGGCGGCAAGATGATCGCCCTGGAACGCGAGCTGGGCGAGGCGCCGGGCGGGCCACTGCGCGCCGTGGTGGCGGTGGACCGCAAGGTGCTGGACGCCACCAAGCGTGCCTTCTTCTGGGAGTTCCTGCCGGTCCTGGCCTTGCTGGCCCTGGCCATGCTGGTCGCCTCCCTGGTGCAGGGGGTGATCGCGCTCAGGCCCATCGCGGATGCGCGGCGGGCGCTCGCCGCGCTGCGCGCCGGCAAGCGCGAACGGCTGAGCGGCGCGCTGCCGGCGGAGCTGGACGGCCTCGCCCAGGATTTCGACGCTCTGCTGGAGGGGCAGCGCCGCGCCTCGCGCATCGCCCGCGAACGCGCGGCCGACCTCGCGCACGGGCTGCGCACGCCGCTTGCCCTGCTGGCCGCCCGCGCGCGGGAGCTGGAAGGCCGGGGCGAGCTGGAGGCGGCGGCCGAATTGCGCGAACTGGCCGATGCCATGCAGGCGCGGCTCGCGCGGGAACTGGCGCGGGCGCACATCCATGGGCCGCCGCGCCTGGGCGGGCGCGTGGCGCTGGCGCCGCTGGCCCGCCGCATCGCCGATGCGCTGGCCCGCTCCCCCGCGGGCGAGCGCCTCGCCTGGGAAGTGGCGGTGCCCGACGGGCTGACGCTGACGGGCGATGAGGGGGACATGCTGGAGCTGCTCGGTTCGCTGCTCGACAATGCCGGGAAATGGGCGCGGGCGCGGGTGCGCGTCATGGCCGAGGCCGCGCCCGAGGGCCTCGTCCTCCGCGTCGAGGATGACGGGCCGGGCATCGCGCCGCAGGACCGCCGCGCGGCGCTGACGCGGGGTGTCAGGCTGGATGCCTCGGTGAGCGGGACGGGCCTCGGCCTCGCCATCGCGCAGGACATCGTGGCCGCCTATGGCGGCGCGCTGGAGCTGGAGGCGAGCGAGTGGGGCGGGCTCGGCGTGCGGATCACGCTGCCGCCGGGCGGCGGTCAGACCTCGACGACGACGTAG
- a CDS encoding phosphoserine transaminase, with amino-acid sequence MTGPAPHATKRPMQKPANPRFSSGPCAKRPGFSLDALQGALLGRSHRAAAPKARLAEVIERSRAILGMPADYRLGIVPASDTGAVEMALWSLLGPRGVDVLAWESFSAEWAHDIQAELKLTDLRLLKAPYGQLPDLSAVDPARDCVFVWNGTTSGVRLPHADWISDAREGLTICDATSAAFAMDLPWEKLDVVTWSWQKVLGGEAAHGMLALSPRAVARLESHKPAWPLPKVFRLAKGGKLIEGIFRGDTINTPSMLCVEDALDGLRWAEGVGGLRALVARAEGNLATIAGWVERSDWARFLADEPATRSCTSVCLRIVAPWFTALDPGVQAKAAARLSALLEEEGVALDAASYRDAPPGLRIWCGATVEQEDVAALLPWLDQAFARVTAEFAG; translated from the coding sequence ATGACAGGCCCGGCCCCGCATGCGACGAAGCGGCCCATGCAGAAGCCCGCCAACCCCCGTTTCTCCTCCGGCCCCTGCGCCAAGCGGCCCGGATTCTCGCTGGATGCGCTGCAAGGCGCGCTGCTCGGCCGCAGCCATCGCGCGGCGGCACCCAAGGCGCGCCTCGCCGAGGTGATCGAGCGCTCCCGGGCCATCCTCGGCATGCCGGCCGATTACCGGCTGGGCATCGTCCCCGCCTCGGACACCGGCGCGGTCGAGATGGCGCTGTGGAGCCTGCTTGGCCCCCGTGGCGTGGATGTGCTGGCCTGGGAGAGCTTTTCCGCCGAATGGGCGCATGACATCCAGGCCGAGCTGAAGCTCACCGATCTGCGCCTGCTCAAGGCACCCTACGGCCAGCTGCCGGATCTCTCCGCCGTGGATCCGGCGCGGGATTGCGTCTTCGTCTGGAACGGCACCACCAGCGGCGTGCGCCTGCCCCATGCCGACTGGATCAGCGATGCGCGCGAGGGGCTGACCATCTGCGACGCGACCTCGGCCGCCTTCGCCATGGACCTGCCGTGGGAGAAGCTCGATGTCGTCACCTGGTCCTGGCAGAAGGTGCTGGGGGGCGAGGCGGCGCATGGCATGCTGGCGCTCTCGCCGCGCGCGGTCGCGCGCCTCGAATCCCACAAGCCGGCCTGGCCGCTGCCCAAGGTGTTCCGCCTGGCCAAGGGCGGCAAGCTGATCGAGGGCATCTTCCGGGGCGACACGATCAACACCCCCTCCATGCTCTGCGTCGAGGATGCGCTGGACGGTCTGCGCTGGGCCGAGGGGGTGGGGGGGCTGCGCGCCCTCGTCGCCCGCGCCGAGGGCAACCTCGCCACCATCGCGGGCTGGGTGGAGCGCAGCGACTGGGCGCGCTTCCTGGCCGATGAGCCGGCCACGCGCTCCTGCACCAGCGTCTGCCTGCGGATCGTGGCGCCCTGGTTCACCGCGCTCGATCCGGGCGTGCAGGCCAAGGCCGCCGCGCGGCTCTCGGCGCTGCTGGAGGAGGAGGGCGTGGCACTCGACGCCGCCAGCTATCGCGACGCGCCGCCAGGCCTGCGGATCTGGTGCGGCGCGACGGTGGAGCAGGAGGACGTGGCCGCCCTGCTCCCCTGGCTTGATCAGGCCTTCGCGCGCGTCACGGCCGAATTCGCGGGCTGA
- a CDS encoding Rieske (2Fe-2S) protein has protein sequence MRHVVAPVAEIPPGERRLVEANGKRVVVFNLGGEFFALSDRCPHQGGSLAAGPVMGLVESPCPGEYSYGRAGEIIRCPWHAWEFDIRTGKSRFDPRRMKVRAFPACVEKGEALQAETFPVRVEEDYVVVEV, from the coding sequence ATGAGGCACGTGGTTGCGCCGGTGGCCGAAATCCCGCCCGGCGAACGGCGCCTGGTCGAGGCCAATGGCAAGCGCGTCGTGGTGTTCAACCTGGGCGGCGAGTTCTTCGCCCTCTCCGACCGCTGCCCGCACCAGGGCGGCTCGCTCGCCGCTGGCCCGGTCATGGGCCTGGTCGAGAGCCCCTGCCCCGGCGAATACAGCTATGGCCGCGCCGGCGAGATCATCCGCTGCCCCTGGCATGCCTGGGAGTTCGACATCCGCACCGGCAAGTCCCGCTTCGACCCGCGCCGCATGAAGGTCCGCGCCTTCCCCGCCTGCGTCGAGAAGGGCGAGGCGCTGCAGGCCGAGACCTTCCCCGTGCGCGTCGAGGAAGACTACGTCGTCGTCGAGGTCTGA
- a CDS encoding putative quinol monooxygenase, whose product MSRIALIVTFEVRPGCHAALLDLMRRHAAACLADEPGLERFDVLEAMDAAGRPDPLRLMLYEVFRDQAAREAHWAKPRHEATKAAFAPLIEGRSSQLCRLGPD is encoded by the coding sequence ATGTCCAGGATCGCCCTGATCGTCACCTTCGAGGTCCGGCCCGGCTGCCACGCGGCGTTGCTGGACCTCATGCGCCGCCACGCCGCCGCCTGCCTCGCGGATGAGCCGGGTCTGGAGCGCTTCGACGTGCTGGAGGCGATGGATGCGGCAGGCCGGCCCGACCCCCTGCGCCTGATGCTCTACGAGGTCTTCCGCGACCAGGCGGCGCGCGAGGCGCATTGGGCGAAGCCGCGGCATGAGGCGACCAAGGCCGCCTTCGCGCCGCTGATCGAGGGCCGCTCCTCCCAGCTCTGCCGCCTCGGGCCGGATTGA
- a CDS encoding amidohydrolase family protein has protein sequence MNVIRPQAAPHSKGLGRPLAATQGLVDVDIHPRPRSINDYEPWLSAEMRERLNTFGIRPRHGFVKGTPYFKSQPLACRRDAWPAEGTPASDLAFMQEQMLDFHGVDVGVLNPLQPTAQGDQNNPFSVAMAHAVNEWQLATWVDRDARLRASVVVPYEDPEASAREIRKRAGDPRFCQVLLMSRTSHPLGNPKYWPIFEAAEEAGLPIGIHAFGYSGWAMTNGGWPSFYIEEVSEHATSCQSLVNSLVIEGVLERFPKLRIILIECGFGWLPSVAWRLDRHWPMLKSELPAMKRLPSQQIRDQIWVSTQPIEEPPRPEHLLDCMSWIGWEKILYASDYPHWDFDDPRTAIPSFIPEDKRAAIYGGNARKLYGF, from the coding sequence ATGAATGTGATCCGCCCGCAAGCCGCCCCCCATTCAAAAGGGTTGGGCCGTCCCCTCGCCGCCACGCAAGGCCTGGTGGATGTGGACATCCACCCCCGCCCGCGCTCGATCAACGACTACGAGCCCTGGCTCTCGGCCGAGATGCGCGAGCGTCTCAACACCTTCGGCATCCGCCCGCGCCACGGCTTCGTGAAGGGCACGCCCTATTTCAAGTCGCAGCCGCTCGCCTGCCGCCGCGACGCCTGGCCCGCCGAGGGCACGCCGGCCTCCGACCTCGCCTTCATGCAGGAGCAGATGCTCGACTTCCACGGCGTGGATGTGGGCGTGCTGAACCCGCTGCAGCCGACCGCACAGGGCGACCAGAACAATCCCTTCTCCGTGGCCATGGCGCACGCCGTGAATGAGTGGCAGCTCGCCACCTGGGTGGATCGCGACGCGCGACTGCGCGCCAGCGTCGTCGTCCCCTATGAGGACCCCGAGGCGAGTGCGCGCGAGATCCGCAAGCGCGCCGGTGATCCCCGCTTCTGCCAGGTGCTGCTGATGAGCCGCACCTCCCACCCGCTCGGCAATCCGAAATACTGGCCGATCTTCGAGGCGGCCGAGGAAGCGGGCCTGCCCATCGGCATCCATGCCTTCGGCTATAGCGGCTGGGCGATGACCAATGGCGGCTGGCCCAGCTTCTACATCGAGGAGGTGAGCGAGCACGCCACGTCCTGCCAGTCGCTTGTGAACTCGCTGGTGATCGAGGGCGTGCTGGAACGCTTCCCGAAGCTGCGCATCATCCTCATCGAATGCGGCTTCGGCTGGCTGCCCAGCGTCGCGTGGCGGCTCGACCGGCACTGGCCCATGCTCAAGTCCGAGCTGCCCGCCATGAAGCGCCTGCCCTCGCAGCAGATCCGAGACCAGATCTGGGTCAGCACCCAGCCCATCGAGGAACCGCCGCGGCCCGAGCACCTGCTCGACTGCATGAGCTGGATCGGCTGGGAGAAGATCCTCTACGCCAGCGACTATCCGCATTGGGATTTCGACGACCCGCGCACCGCGATCCCGAGCTTCATCCCCGAGGACAAGCGCGCCGCGATCTATGGCGGCAATGCGCGCAAGCTCTACGGCTTCTGA
- a CDS encoding YMGG-like glycine zipper-containing protein: protein MRTRPIPMTLLLAALALGTMGCTNPYNQGQRAAGGALIGAGGGAAIGALAGGGQGAAIGAVAGALTGAAVGVVTTPQPPPRRNCWRRDDGRTVCR from the coding sequence ATGCGCACACGACCGATTCCCATGACCCTGCTGCTGGCCGCGCTCGCCTTAGGCACCATGGGCTGCACCAATCCCTACAACCAGGGCCAGCGCGCCGCCGGCGGCGCGCTGATCGGCGCGGGCGGCGGCGCCGCGATCGGGGCGCTGGCGGGCGGCGGCCAGGGGGCCGCGATCGGCGCCGTGGCGGGTGCGCTGACGGGTGCGGCGGTCGGCGTCGTCACCACGCCGCAGCCGCCGCCGCGCCGCAATTGCTGGCGCCGCGACGATGGGCGGACGGTCTGCCGCTGA
- a CDS encoding putative quinol monooxygenase, with amino-acid sequence MAKIALVVEFKLKPGAHAAFDAIIRDHAAGTLADEPGCERFDVLQPGSKEGPDLSRVMLYEVYADDAAFKAHTQNPRLARTRAAYEPLIEDRTIHICKL; translated from the coding sequence ATGGCCAAGATCGCCCTCGTCGTCGAATTCAAGCTGAAGCCCGGCGCGCATGCCGCCTTCGATGCCATCATCCGCGACCACGCGGCCGGCACCCTGGCCGACGAGCCGGGCTGCGAGCGCTTCGACGTGCTGCAGCCGGGCAGCAAGGAAGGGCCCGATCTCTCGCGCGTCATGCTCTACGAGGTCTATGCGGATGACGCGGCCTTCAAGGCGCACACGCAGAATCCGCGCCTCGCGCGCACCCGTGCCGCCTATGAGCCGCTGATCGAGGATCGCACGATTCACATCTGCAAGTTGTAG